One region of Triticum aestivum cultivar Chinese Spring chromosome 6B, IWGSC CS RefSeq v2.1, whole genome shotgun sequence genomic DNA includes:
- the LOC123137934 gene encoding monodehydroascorbate reductase 1, peroxisomal, which produces MGRAFAYVILGGGVAAGYAALEFVRRRAGSSPGEFCIISDEAVAPYERPALSKGYLLPQGAARLPAFHTCAGANDEVLTEKWYKDHGIELVLATRVISADVRQKTLLTDTGETISYKTLIVATGARASELEEFGVRGSDAANVCYLRSLEDADKMVGAMRSCHGGNAVVIGGGYIGMECAAALVANEIKVTMVFPGKHCMGRLFTPKIAEFYEKYYAAKGVVFVKGTAVKSLEVSDGKVAATILRDGRRLPADMVVVGIGARANTGLFDGQLAMERGGIKVNGRMQTSDAAVYALGDVAAFPVALLGGDVRRFEHVDCARRTARRAIEAILEPSGGAAEEGKPFGYLPYFYSRVFALSWQFYGDNTGEAVHFGDFSPSGAAGKPKFGACWVSRGRVAGAFIEGGSREENEAMASAVRRGAAIADVAAELESCGLEFADEESRRKGVRRGGLAAGDRPTYARHATVGVAAAVSIAAFAYWYGWMAPYVVKRDFSGPKL; this is translated from the exons ATGGGCCGCGCGTTCGCGTACGTGATCCTGGGCGGCGGCGTGGCCGCGGGCTACGCGGCGCTCGAGttcgtccgccgccgcgccggctccTCCCCCGGCGAGTTCTGCATCATCTCCGACGAGGCC GTCGCTCCTTACGAACGCCCTGCACTGAGCAAGGGCTATCTGCTCCCACAAG GCGCTGCTCGTCTCCCAGCGTTTCATACCTGCGCTGGTGCTAATGATGAGGTGCTCACGGAAAAATGGTACAAAGATCACG GCATCGAACTTGTTCTTGCGACGAGGGTGATCTCCGCCGATGTCCGGCAGAAGACGCTGCTCACGGACACCGGGGAGACCATCAGCTACAAAACCCTCATCGTAGCAACAGGTGCCCGG GCCTCGGAGCTGGAGGAATTTGGGGTTCGCGGTTCGGATGCGGCCAACGTGTGCTACCTGCGCAGCCTCGAGGATGCCGATAAAATGGTGGGGGCGATGAGATCATGCCATGGCGGAAACGCCGTTGTCATCGGTGGTGGTTACATAGGAATGGAGTGCGCGGCGGCTTTGGTTGCCAATGAGATCAAGGTCACCATGGTCTTTCCGGGAAAACACTGCA TGGGTCGTCTTTTTACACCGAAGATTGCTGAATTTTACGAGAAGTACTACGCTGCAAAAGGGGTTGTTTTCGTCAAAGGAACTGCGGTTAAATCCTTGGAGGTCTCAGATGGGAAG GTGGCTGCGACGATCCTGCGAGACGGCAGGCGCCTTCCCGCGGATATGGTGGTCGTCGGCATCGGCGCTCGCGCCAACACCGGCCTCTTCGACGGCCAGCTGGCCATGGAGAGGGGCGGGATCAAGGTGAACGGGCGGATGCAGACGAGCGACGCCGCCGTGTACGCCTTGGGCGACGTGGCCGCGTTCCCCGTCGCGCTCCTGGGCGGCGACGTGCGCCGGTTCGAGCACGTCGACTGCGCGCGCAGGACAGCGCGGCGGGCCATCGAGGCGATCCTGGAGCCATCCGGCGGCGCCGCGGAGGAGGGGAAACCCTTCGGCTACCTGCCGTACTTCTACTCCAGGGTCTTCGCCCTGTCCTGGCAGTTCTACGGCGACAACACCGGAGAAGCCGTCCACTTCGGGGACTTCTCGCCGTCCGGGGCCGCCGGAAAGCCAAAGTTCGGCGCGTGCTGGGTCAGCCGAGGCCGCGTCGCCGGGGCCTTCATCGAAGGGGGGAGCCGGGAGGAGAACGAGGCGATGGCGAGCGCCGTGCGCCGCGGGGCGGCGATCGCGGACGTGGCCGCCGAACTCGAGAGCTGCGGCCTCGAGTTCGCCGATGAGGAGAGCCGCCGGAAGGGGGTGCGTCGTGgtgggctcgccgccggcgacaggCCTACCTATGCGCGGCACGCCACGGTCGGGGTCGCTGCGGCGGTGTCCATCGCGGCGTTCGCGTACTGGTACGGCTGGATGGCGCCGTACGTGGTGAAACGTGATTTCTCCGGCCCAAAGTTATGA
- the LOC101290625 gene encoding monodehydroascorbate reductase 2, peroxisomal isoform X2 gives MGRAFVYVVLGGGVAAGYAALEFARRGGYSRGELCIISEEAVAPYERPALSKGYLLPEDPSRLPKFHTCVGANDELLTTKWYKEQGIELVLGTRVISADVRRKTLLTATGETISYKTLIIATGARALKLEEFGISGSDAANICYLRNLEDADKLVNAMSSCSGGNAVVIGGGYIGMECAAALVTNKIKVTMVFPEKHCMGRLFTEKIADYYESYYTLKGVTFTKGTVLTSFEKDSTGKVTSVILRDGNHLPADMVVVGIGIRANTSLFEGQLLMEKGGIKVNGQMQTSDSSVYAVGDVAAFPIKLFDGDIRRLEHVDSARRTARHAVAAILEPSKTRDVDYLPFFYSRVFTLSWQFYGDNVGEVIHYGDFTSNSPRFGAYWVSKGQITGAFLEGGNRDDYEALSMVVRRKTKVLDMPELERQGLAFAIQESKKDVPDSGVTLGEKPTFVWYATAGVVAAVSISAFGYWYGRKRRRW, from the exons ATGGGGCGCGCGTTCGTGTACGTCGTCCTTGGCGGCGGCGTGGCCGCGGGCTACGCGGCGCTCGAGTTCGCCCGCCGCGGCGGCTACTCCCGCGGCGAGCTCTGCATCATCTCCGAAGAGGCC GTCGCTCCTTATGAACGCCCTGCATTAAGCAAAGGCTATTTACTCCcagaag ATCCTTCTCGTCTTCCAAAATTCCATACTTGTGTTGGAGCTAATGATGAGTTACTGACGACTAAATGGTACAAGGAACAAG GTATTGAACTTGTTCTTGGAACAAGAGTGATATCTGCTGATGTGAGACGGAAGACATTGCTTACAGCCACTGGAGAAACTATCAGCTATAAGACACTTATAATTGCAACAGGTGCTCGG GCTTTGAAGCTGGAAGAGTTTGGAATAAGCGGTTCAGATGCTGCAAACATATGTTATTTGCGCAATCTTGAAGACGCAGATAAATTAGTGAATGCGATGAGCTCATGTTCTGGTGGAAATGCTGTTGTCATCGGTGGTGGCTACATAGGAATGGAATGTGCAGCAGCATTGGTTACTAACAAGATAAAAGTAACCATGGTCTTCCCTGAAAAACACTGCA TGGGTCGGCTATTTACAGAAAAAATTGCAGACTATTATGAAAGCTACTACACTTTGAAAGGAGTTACTTTTACCAAAGGAACTGTGCTTACATCCTTTGAAAAAGACTCAACAGGGAAG GTGACTTCGGTAATCTTAAGAGATGGTAACCACCTTCCTGCTGATATGGTAGTAGTTGGTATTGGGATCCGTGCAAATACCAGCCTTTTTGAAGGTCAGCTGCTGATGGAGAAAGGCGGCATAAAGGTAAACGGGCAAATGCAAACCAGCGACAGCTCCGTGTATGCTGTCGGTGATGTTGCCGCGTTCCCTATCAAGCTCTTTGACGGTGATATCCGACGGCTTGAGCATGTTGACTCGGCTCGTAGAACCGCCAGGCATGCTGTCGCGGCCATCCTGGAGCCTTCCAAAACCAGGGACGTCGATTACCTGCCATTCTTCTACTCCAGAGTCTTCACACTGTCCTGGCAGTTCTACGGAGACAATGTCGGAGAAGTAATTCACTACGGCGACTTCACGAGCAACAGCCCGAGGTTCGGCGCATACTGGGTCAGTAAGGGCCAGATCACGGGTGCGTTCCTGGAAGGTGGGAACCGAGACGACTACGAGGCGTTATCGATGGTTGTCCGGCGTAAAACCAAGGTCTTAGACATGCCTGAACTTGAAAGACAAGGCCTGGCGTTTGCCATCCAGGAAAGCAAGAAAGACGTGCCTGACAGCGGGGTTACCCTCGGCGAGAAGCCCACTTTCGTGTGGTATGCGACGGCGGGGGTTGTTGCGGCAGTGTCGATCTCCGCATTCGGTTATTGGTACGGCAGGAAGCGCCGCAGGTGGTGA
- the LOC101290625 gene encoding monodehydroascorbate reductase 2, peroxisomal isoform X1 has product MGRAFVYVVLGGGVAAGYAALEFARRGGYSRGELCIISEEAMSKGGGKPGGAGELKTNRDDMLLFFACGTIITQFMPCDSIIERVFLLMISFVSCQVAPYERPALSKGYLLPEDPSRLPKFHTCVGANDELLTTKWYKEQGIELVLGTRVISADVRRKTLLTATGETISYKTLIIATGARALKLEEFGISGSDAANICYLRNLEDADKLVNAMSSCSGGNAVVIGGGYIGMECAAALVTNKIKVTMVFPEKHCMGRLFTEKIADYYESYYTLKGVTFTKGTVLTSFEKDSTGKVTSVILRDGNHLPADMVVVGIGIRANTSLFEGQLLMEKGGIKVNGQMQTSDSSVYAVGDVAAFPIKLFDGDIRRLEHVDSARRTARHAVAAILEPSKTRDVDYLPFFYSRVFTLSWQFYGDNVGEVIHYGDFTSNSPRFGAYWVSKGQITGAFLEGGNRDDYEALSMVVRRKTKVLDMPELERQGLAFAIQESKKDVPDSGVTLGEKPTFVWYATAGVVAAVSISAFGYWYGRKRRRW; this is encoded by the exons ATGGGGCGCGCGTTCGTGTACGTCGTCCTTGGCGGCGGCGTGGCCGCGGGCTACGCGGCGCTCGAGTTCGCCCGCCGCGGCGGCTACTCCCGCGGCGAGCTCTGCATCATCTCCGAAGAGGCC ATGTCAAAAGGTGGTGGCAAACCAGGGGGGGCGGGGGAATTAAAAACAAACAGGGATGAtatgttgttgttttttgcttgtggAACAATTATCACTCAGTTCATGCCCTGTGATTCTATCATTGAACGTGTATTTCTCTTGATGATCTCTTTCGTATCTTGCCAGGTCGCTCCTTATGAACGCCCTGCATTAAGCAAAGGCTATTTACTCCcagaag ATCCTTCTCGTCTTCCAAAATTCCATACTTGTGTTGGAGCTAATGATGAGTTACTGACGACTAAATGGTACAAGGAACAAG GTATTGAACTTGTTCTTGGAACAAGAGTGATATCTGCTGATGTGAGACGGAAGACATTGCTTACAGCCACTGGAGAAACTATCAGCTATAAGACACTTATAATTGCAACAGGTGCTCGG GCTTTGAAGCTGGAAGAGTTTGGAATAAGCGGTTCAGATGCTGCAAACATATGTTATTTGCGCAATCTTGAAGACGCAGATAAATTAGTGAATGCGATGAGCTCATGTTCTGGTGGAAATGCTGTTGTCATCGGTGGTGGCTACATAGGAATGGAATGTGCAGCAGCATTGGTTACTAACAAGATAAAAGTAACCATGGTCTTCCCTGAAAAACACTGCA TGGGTCGGCTATTTACAGAAAAAATTGCAGACTATTATGAAAGCTACTACACTTTGAAAGGAGTTACTTTTACCAAAGGAACTGTGCTTACATCCTTTGAAAAAGACTCAACAGGGAAG GTGACTTCGGTAATCTTAAGAGATGGTAACCACCTTCCTGCTGATATGGTAGTAGTTGGTATTGGGATCCGTGCAAATACCAGCCTTTTTGAAGGTCAGCTGCTGATGGAGAAAGGCGGCATAAAGGTAAACGGGCAAATGCAAACCAGCGACAGCTCCGTGTATGCTGTCGGTGATGTTGCCGCGTTCCCTATCAAGCTCTTTGACGGTGATATCCGACGGCTTGAGCATGTTGACTCGGCTCGTAGAACCGCCAGGCATGCTGTCGCGGCCATCCTGGAGCCTTCCAAAACCAGGGACGTCGATTACCTGCCATTCTTCTACTCCAGAGTCTTCACACTGTCCTGGCAGTTCTACGGAGACAATGTCGGAGAAGTAATTCACTACGGCGACTTCACGAGCAACAGCCCGAGGTTCGGCGCATACTGGGTCAGTAAGGGCCAGATCACGGGTGCGTTCCTGGAAGGTGGGAACCGAGACGACTACGAGGCGTTATCGATGGTTGTCCGGCGTAAAACCAAGGTCTTAGACATGCCTGAACTTGAAAGACAAGGCCTGGCGTTTGCCATCCAGGAAAGCAAGAAAGACGTGCCTGACAGCGGGGTTACCCTCGGCGAGAAGCCCACTTTCGTGTGGTATGCGACGGCGGGGGTTGTTGCGGCAGTGTCGATCTCCGCATTCGGTTATTGGTACGGCAGGAAGCGCCGCAGGTGGTGA